Proteins from a single region of Thermococcus sp.:
- the cobZ gene encoding alpha-ribazole phosphatase CobZ, producing the protein MNAGELLQKLENHGVTLDAVLDTAMALYIGDDRGDVREKLRKLMLRYLNDVNVQSLLTAALLLEENFRVEGDPVNLVADELIGIDIAEYIGGKMALFNFFYYDTRKPGILAELPPFLDDAVGGFIAGCMTKLFEGGFDDQG; encoded by the coding sequence ATGAACGCGGGGGAACTCTTACAAAAGCTCGAAAATCACGGCGTAACGCTTGATGCAGTCCTCGACACAGCCATGGCGCTCTACATCGGGGATGACCGCGGGGATGTCCGGGAAAAGCTTCGGAAGCTTATGCTCCGCTATCTCAACGACGTCAACGTCCAGTCGCTCCTGACGGCGGCGCTCCTCCTTGAGGAAAACTTCAGAGTCGAGGGAGACCCGGTCAATCTGGTGGCCGACGAGCTGATAGGGATAGACATAGCCGAATACATCGGGGGCAAGATGGCGCTCTTCAACTTCTTTTACTACGATACCAGGAAGCCCGGAATTCTTGCCGAGCTGCCACCGTTCCTGGATGACGCGGTCGGAGGGTTTATAGCGGGCTGTATGACAAAGCTCTTTGAAGGTGGTTTCGATGACCAAGGTTGA